From the genome of Flavobacterium luteolum, one region includes:
- a CDS encoding phytase has protein sequence MKNKSLVAFLLLSLAFTACKNDKLAPVQPNAVKPTAVTEALPHDTDDPSIWINPTDASKSIIVGTDKDTDGGLYAFDLNGKILKKSIPLKRPNNVDIAYGLIIDGKKVDVAVTTEREENKIRIFSLPDLEPIDNGGIPVFEGEAQRDPMGVSLYTRPSDGKIFAIVGRKTGPSGSYLWQYELSGNGKFATAKVVRKFGTYSGKKEIEAIAVDNELGFVYYCDEQAGIRKYKADPALNDNKELAFFGQKDFKADHEGIAIYKKTDSTGYILVSNQQANSFMVYPREGANGNPNNHPLLAEVPTSTIECDGADVTNVNLGPKFKNGLFVAMSNGMTFHYYTWDLIQKRIDETKK, from the coding sequence ATGAAAAATAAATCTTTAGTCGCTTTTTTACTTTTAAGCTTAGCTTTTACAGCTTGCAAAAACGATAAATTAGCGCCAGTTCAGCCAAACGCTGTAAAACCAACAGCCGTTACAGAAGCACTACCTCACGATACAGACGATCCTTCTATTTGGATAAACCCTACAGATGCTTCAAAAAGTATTATTGTTGGAACAGATAAAGACACAGACGGAGGTTTGTATGCTTTTGATTTGAATGGAAAAATCCTTAAAAAATCAATTCCGCTAAAACGTCCTAACAATGTGGATATCGCTTACGGATTAATTATTGACGGAAAAAAAGTAGATGTTGCCGTAACAACTGAACGTGAAGAAAACAAAATCAGAATTTTTAGTTTACCTGATTTAGAGCCAATTGATAACGGCGGAATTCCTGTTTTTGAAGGAGAAGCACAACGCGATCCAATGGGAGTTTCATTATACACTCGCCCAAGCGATGGGAAGATTTTTGCTATTGTAGGAAGAAAAACGGGTCCTTCTGGAAGTTATTTATGGCAATATGAACTTTCTGGAAACGGAAAATTCGCGACAGCAAAAGTGGTTCGCAAATTCGGAACATATAGCGGTAAAAAAGAAATTGAGGCTATTGCAGTAGACAACGAATTAGGCTTTGTGTACTATTGCGATGAACAGGCTGGAATAAGAAAATACAAAGCAGATCCAGCTTTAAACGATAATAAAGAATTGGCTTTCTTTGGTCAGAAAGATTTCAAAGCAGACCATGAAGGAATCGCGATTTACAAAAAAACAGATTCTACAGGATATATTTTAGTATCCAACCAACAGGCAAACTCTTTTATGGTTTACCCGAGAGAAGGTGCCAACGGAAATCCAAACAATCATCCATTATTGGCAGAAGTTCCAACTTCGACGATTGAATGTGATGGTGCAGATGTGACAAACGTAAACTTAGGGCCAAAATTCAAAAACGGACTTTTCGTAGCGATGAGCAACGGAATGACTTTCCACTATTATACTTGGGATTTAATCCAAAAACGTATAGACGAAACGAAGAAATAA
- a CDS encoding TonB-dependent receptor, with protein sequence MKKFYLLTAFFLFAFTGFAQKAIISGKILDADDKLPLPGAMVQIVGEKKYTVSDYNGRFELLNINEGTYKVEVKYIGYTTLTQEIKVEQGRNNVIDFALKASENELKEVVVGDILKGQAKALNQQKNNKNIGNVISSDQMGRFPDANVGDALKRVPGITMQNDQGEARNIIIRGLAPSLNSVTLNGDRIPSAEGDNRNVQMDLIPSDMISTIEVNKTLTSDMDADAIGGSVNLITRATPNGERISATLAGGYLPIRDHASYTAGLVYGNRFANDKLGVVFSGSYNNVDYGSDNIENEWVKDDFGNEYLQASEIRKYDVQRIRRSASVALDYKFNDNNTIFANAIYNWRDDRENRFRTTYDDIEPLYNGEEIVGFEGRVKRQTKGGLDNNRNKNRRLEDQRVQNYSIRGEHLINSALDLDWSANYAKAREYRPGERYIEYRQKGLEMFEDLSDIRFPLMTTVGESVDEFKFDSVTENTDETSESEFGAKVNIRFPFSVIAGEKGRLRTGLRLRLKEKERNNMFYSYTPLNDDMELLSQVPTSYYDGKDFNPGNKYVPGTFASASFLGSLDLNNASLFEKEADPAEYLAVNYNAKERITAAYVRWDQDFNDKLSMVLGFRVENTHIDYTGNRVLDEEELESKINNTNSYTNLLPSISLQYNATKDLVLRAAATTALARPNYYALAPYVNNIAADKEITAGNPDLNATYSYNYDFMAENYFKSVGLISGGVFYKRLNDFIYNYSDNQYTAEKFAADFPNQANPIPAGENWSFLQSRNGENVDVYGFEVAIQRQLDFLPGKFLKGFGIYLNYTYTKSKASGIADEDGNERNDISLPGTTPHMFNGSLSWENKRFSARISTNFTSDYLDELGSESYKDSYYDKQFFLDANASYKITKQLRVFAEANNLTNQPLRYYQGVAAHTKQAEYYQPRYNFGLKLDL encoded by the coding sequence ATGAAAAAATTTTATCTATTAACCGCATTCTTTTTATTCGCCTTTACAGGTTTTGCACAGAAGGCCATTATCTCTGGAAAGATATTGGATGCTGATGACAAACTGCCTCTTCCTGGAGCTATGGTTCAAATTGTAGGCGAGAAAAAATACACCGTTTCTGATTATAACGGTCGTTTCGAATTATTAAATATTAATGAAGGAACTTACAAAGTTGAAGTAAAATATATTGGATACACTACTTTAACACAAGAAATAAAAGTAGAGCAAGGAAGAAATAATGTAATCGACTTTGCACTTAAAGCTTCCGAAAATGAGCTGAAAGAAGTTGTTGTTGGAGACATCTTAAAAGGTCAGGCAAAAGCACTTAATCAGCAGAAAAACAATAAAAATATCGGAAACGTAATCTCTTCTGATCAAATGGGTCGTTTCCCAGATGCTAACGTGGGAGACGCTTTAAAGCGCGTTCCTGGTATTACCATGCAAAATGACCAAGGTGAAGCACGTAACATTATTATTAGAGGTTTGGCTCCGTCTTTGAACTCTGTAACTTTAAATGGCGACAGAATTCCATCTGCTGAAGGAGATAATAGAAACGTACAAATGGACTTAATTCCGTCTGATATGATTTCTACAATCGAAGTAAACAAAACGCTTACATCTGATATGGATGCTGACGCAATTGGAGGTTCTGTAAACTTAATTACAAGAGCAACTCCAAACGGAGAAAGAATTTCTGCAACTCTAGCTGGAGGATATTTACCAATTCGCGATCACGCTTCTTACACTGCTGGTTTAGTTTATGGTAACCGTTTTGCAAACGATAAATTAGGAGTCGTTTTTAGCGGATCATACAATAATGTAGATTACGGTTCTGATAACATCGAAAACGAATGGGTAAAAGATGATTTTGGAAATGAGTACTTACAAGCATCTGAAATTAGAAAATATGATGTACAGCGTATCCGTCGTAGTGCATCTGTTGCTTTAGATTATAAATTCAATGACAACAATACCATTTTTGCAAATGCAATCTACAACTGGAGAGATGATAGAGAAAACCGCTTTAGAACTACTTACGATGATATTGAGCCACTTTATAATGGTGAAGAAATTGTTGGTTTTGAAGGTCGTGTAAAACGTCAGACAAAAGGTGGTTTAGACAATAATAGAAACAAAAACAGAAGATTAGAAGACCAAAGAGTACAAAACTATTCTATTCGTGGAGAGCACTTAATCAATTCTGCATTAGACTTAGACTGGTCTGCTAACTATGCAAAAGCTAGAGAATACCGTCCAGGTGAGCGTTATATCGAATACCGTCAGAAAGGTTTAGAAATGTTCGAAGATTTATCTGATATCAGATTTCCTTTAATGACAACTGTTGGCGAATCTGTTGACGAATTTAAATTTGATTCTGTTACTGAAAACACAGACGAAACTAGCGAAAGCGAGTTTGGTGCTAAAGTAAATATCCGTTTCCCTTTCTCTGTAATTGCTGGAGAAAAAGGAAGATTGAGAACTGGTCTTAGACTTCGTTTAAAAGAAAAAGAAAGAAACAATATGTTCTATTCTTATACTCCGCTAAACGACGATATGGAATTATTATCTCAAGTTCCAACAAGTTATTATGACGGAAAAGATTTTAATCCAGGAAATAAATATGTGCCGGGAACTTTCGCTTCGGCTTCTTTCTTAGGAAGTTTAGATTTGAACAATGCTTCTCTATTTGAAAAAGAAGCAGATCCAGCAGAATATTTAGCGGTAAACTACAATGCTAAAGAAAGAATTACTGCTGCTTACGTAAGATGGGATCAGGATTTTAACGATAAACTTTCTATGGTTTTAGGTTTCCGTGTTGAAAATACGCATATCGATTATACAGGAAACCGTGTATTAGATGAAGAAGAATTAGAAAGCAAAATCAACAATACCAACTCTTACACTAATTTATTGCCAAGTATTTCATTACAATACAACGCAACAAAAGATCTAGTTTTAAGAGCTGCTGCTACAACAGCATTAGCTAGACCAAACTATTACGCATTGGCTCCTTATGTAAATAACATTGCGGCCGATAAAGAAATCACAGCTGGAAATCCAGATCTTAATGCTACATATTCATACAACTATGATTTTATGGCAGAGAACTATTTCAAATCTGTTGGTTTAATTTCTGGAGGTGTTTTCTACAAAAGATTAAATGATTTCATTTACAACTATAGTGACAACCAATATACTGCCGAAAAATTTGCTGCCGATTTTCCAAATCAGGCAAATCCAATTCCAGCAGGAGAAAACTGGTCATTTTTACAATCAAGAAACGGAGAAAATGTTGACGTTTACGGTTTTGAAGTTGCTATTCAGCGTCAATTAGATTTCTTGCCTGGTAAGTTCTTAAAAGGTTTTGGTATCTATTTAAATTATACTTATACAAAATCTAAAGCAAGCGGAATTGCTGATGAAGATGGAAACGAAAGAAACGACATTAGTCTTCCTGGAACAACGCCTCACATGTTTAACGGATCTTTATCTTGGGAAAACAAACGTTTCTCTGCTAGAATCTCAACCAACTTTACATCTGATTATTTAGATGAATTAGGTTCTGAGTCTTACAAAGACAGTTACTATGACAAGCAGTTTTTCTTAGATGCAAATGCTTCTTATAAGATCACAAAGCAATTACGTGTTTTTGCTGAGGCAAATAATTTAACAAACCAGCCGTTACGTTACTACCAAGGAGTTGCTGCTCATACTAAACAAGCAGAATACTACCAGCCACGTTACAATTTCGGATTGAAATTAGACTTGTAA
- a CDS encoding DUF4407 domain-containing protein, producing MLKQFFILCSGADRDLLKDCSEGEQTKYVGIGATVFFTAVMAFLASAYALFTVFDSIYPALIFGFVWSLLIFNLDRFIVSTIKKRDRFLDEFLQATPRIALAIIIAIVISKPLEIKIFEKEINTVLLKEKNEMELANKKQIGTYFKTDLDKNKAEIAALKADIVKKEKEVNDLYSVYITEAEGTAGTKKLGKGPVYKEKREKHDAALKEFETLKKTNEAKIAEKEKAGVQLQADLDKKVSQTQPIIEGFDGLMARINALNKLPWLPSFFIMLLFLAIETSPIIAKLLAPKGEFDFKQEEAETAMKATLAQNKYQRELLVKTSAEMHDKVYADIAEDKGLFDLQRKNAKELLELQSHKFVEKQKATL from the coding sequence ATGTTAAAACAATTTTTTATCCTATGTTCAGGAGCCGACCGTGATCTCTTGAAAGACTGCTCAGAAGGCGAACAAACCAAATATGTTGGTATTGGCGCCACAGTATTCTTTACAGCAGTAATGGCTTTTCTAGCCAGTGCTTATGCGCTTTTTACTGTTTTCGATTCTATTTATCCTGCTTTAATTTTCGGATTTGTTTGGAGTTTACTGATCTTCAATTTAGACCGATTTATCGTTTCTACTATTAAAAAAAGAGATCGTTTCTTAGACGAATTTCTGCAGGCAACTCCGCGTATTGCTTTGGCTATTATTATTGCTATTGTAATTTCGAAACCTTTGGAGATTAAAATCTTCGAAAAAGAAATCAATACCGTTTTGTTGAAAGAGAAAAACGAAATGGAATTGGCCAACAAAAAACAAATCGGAACATATTTCAAAACAGACTTAGATAAGAATAAAGCAGAAATAGCTGCTTTAAAAGCTGATATTGTAAAGAAAGAAAAAGAAGTAAACGATTTGTATTCGGTTTATATTACCGAAGCCGAAGGAACTGCTGGAACTAAAAAGCTAGGCAAAGGGCCAGTTTATAAAGAGAAACGCGAAAAGCACGATGCTGCTTTAAAAGAATTCGAAACGCTGAAAAAGACCAACGAAGCTAAAATTGCCGAAAAAGAAAAAGCAGGCGTACAGCTTCAAGCCGATTTAGACAAAAAGGTTTCGCAAACACAGCCAATCATTGAAGGTTTCGACGGACTAATGGCGCGTATTAATGCATTGAACAAACTGCCTTGGCTGCCGTCATTTTTCATTATGCTGTTGTTTTTAGCTATTGAAACATCTCCGATTATCGCTAAATTATTAGCACCAAAAGGAGAATTCGATTTCAAGCAAGAAGAAGCCGAAACAGCCATGAAAGCGACTTTGGCACAAAACAAATACCAACGTGAATTATTAGTTAAAACTAGTGCCGAAATGCATGATAAAGTCTACGCTGATATTGCAGAAGATAAAGGTTTATTTGATCTGCAGCGAAAAAATGCAAAAGAGTTACTAGAACTGCAATCGCATAAATTTGTAGAAAAACAAAAAGCTACGCTTTAG
- a CDS encoding PH domain-containing protein, which translates to MKEQFKKFLNEEQDPKAIEKITSKLTDLLMKGEEVGYIAVQKKPAITVFPDSIVLTNKRIIICKPKNLGLSMDFTDYTWDDIASTFVKENILGSEFSFGTKTDLAVSIDYIPKIQARKIYTYAKEQLDLLKNPVQTTAPIQETAEPAFEEEAEEEIEEVETEEVTSFAEILPAAPAVTETYEPLPTQPAQPTGERKLSDLSKEELFDKLQNYKKLLDNGLIMQGEYDAYKKEILSYM; encoded by the coding sequence ATGAAAGAACAATTTAAAAAATTTCTAAACGAAGAACAAGATCCAAAAGCGATTGAAAAAATCACTTCGAAACTCACAGATTTATTGATGAAAGGCGAAGAAGTTGGATACATTGCAGTGCAAAAAAAACCTGCAATCACTGTTTTTCCTGATAGTATTGTATTAACAAACAAACGTATCATTATCTGCAAGCCTAAAAATCTAGGTCTTTCTATGGATTTTACAGATTATACTTGGGATGATATTGCAAGTACTTTTGTAAAAGAAAACATTTTAGGTTCTGAATTTTCATTTGGCACTAAAACAGATTTAGCCGTTTCTATTGATTATATTCCAAAAATTCAGGCTAGAAAAATTTATACTTACGCTAAAGAACAATTGGATTTATTGAAAAATCCTGTTCAAACGACAGCTCCAATTCAAGAAACTGCTGAACCTGCTTTTGAAGAAGAAGCAGAGGAAGAAATCGAAGAAGTAGAAACAGAAGAAGTAACAAGCTTTGCTGAAATTTTACCAGCTGCTCCTGCTGTTACAGAAACTTACGAACCGCTTCCAACTCAGCCAGCTCAACCAACAGGAGAACGCAAATTAAGCGATTTATCTAAAGAAGAACTTTTTGATAAATTACAGAATTATAAAAAACTTCTTGACAATGGTTTAATCATGCAAGGAGAATATGACGCTTACAAAAAAGAGATATTAAGCTATATGTAG
- a CDS encoding MmcQ/YjbR family DNA-binding protein: MNLETFYEYCLSKKGVSEHFPFDEDTLVFKVGGKMFALSSLSQWEKNEASVNLKCDPDRAQELRAEYDEIQPGYHMSKVHWNTIALNGNLPDRFVKELIDHSYDLVFKSLTKKIQNEII; the protein is encoded by the coding sequence ATGAATTTAGAAACGTTTTACGAATATTGTTTGTCGAAAAAAGGTGTAAGCGAGCACTTTCCTTTTGATGAAGATACGCTGGTTTTTAAAGTAGGTGGAAAAATGTTTGCTTTATCTTCTTTATCCCAGTGGGAAAAAAACGAAGCGTCTGTCAATTTAAAATGCGATCCAGACCGAGCACAAGAACTCAGAGCCGAATATGACGAAATTCAGCCAGGTTATCATATGAGCAAAGTCCATTGGAATACGATCGCTTTAAACGGAAATCTTCCAGACAGATTCGTCAAAGAATTGATAGACCATTCGTATGATTTGGTTTTCAAAAGTTTGACAAAGAAAATTCAGAACGAAATTATCTAA
- a CDS encoding DUF4260 domain-containing protein — protein MKTVLKLEEVALFILGIFLFNRLNYEWWWFLALILSPDLSMIGYAFGNKTGALLYNIFHHKGIALLIYGLGCYLSIESIQLTGIILFSHSAMDRVFGYGLKYEKGFKYTHLGEIGK, from the coding sequence ATGAAAACAGTCTTAAAACTAGAAGAAGTCGCATTATTTATTCTCGGAATTTTCCTTTTTAACCGTTTAAACTATGAATGGTGGTGGTTTTTGGCTTTAATTTTAAGTCCAGATTTATCTATGATTGGATATGCTTTTGGCAATAAAACGGGTGCACTACTATACAATATTTTCCATCATAAAGGAATTGCGCTTTTAATTTATGGTTTAGGATGTTATTTAAGTATTGAGAGCATTCAATTAACAGGAATTATTCTATTTTCGCATTCAGCAATGGATCGTGTTTTTGGTTATGGACTGAAATATGAAAAAGGTTTTAAATACACACATTTAGGTGAAATTGGTAAATAA
- a CDS encoding GNAT family N-acetyltransferase has translation MISVSTDKTKLDVPFIQNFLKDIYWAAGRTMEEVQRTIDASVCFGIYLDDKQIGFARVITDYVVFAYLMDVFIDEAHRGKGYSSILIDAMMNEPQLQEVKIWRLATTDAHFLYEKFGFTKLNHPEKMMEKIVK, from the coding sequence ATGATTAGTGTTTCAACTGACAAAACTAAACTCGACGTTCCGTTTATACAAAACTTCCTGAAAGATATTTATTGGGCAGCAGGAAGAACAATGGAAGAAGTGCAACGCACGATTGATGCTTCGGTTTGTTTTGGAATTTATTTAGATGACAAGCAAATTGGTTTTGCACGCGTAATAACAGATTATGTGGTTTTTGCTTATTTAATGGATGTTTTTATTGATGAAGCACATCGTGGAAAAGGCTATTCATCGATTTTAATTGATGCCATGATGAATGAACCTCAATTGCAAGAAGTTAAAATCTGGCGATTGGCAACAACTGACGCTCACTTTTTATATGAAAAATTCGGATTTACAAAACTGAATCATCCCGAAAAGATGATGGAAAAAATAGTAAAATGA
- a CDS encoding cyclase family protein, whose amino-acid sequence MIAKINNFEIDLSKPIDISIPLTNTDENPIAWYIEKPVIEPVVFGDWIGKVSEGKSSTNFNNIFFNPHGHGTHTECLGHITNDFYSINQSLKQFFFSAKLITVEPEKIGDDFVITKESISTSLNVTSHESASTSLSVTNEALIIRTLPNQKEKKSRKYSNTNPPYLSEDAAVYIRESEIQHLLIDLPSVDKEHDEGKLLAHKAFWNVKDTHNVNPDARFNATITEMIYVSDKIEDGNYILNLQIASFENDASPSKPILYKI is encoded by the coding sequence ATGATAGCAAAAATCAACAACTTCGAAATCGACTTATCAAAACCCATTGATATTTCTATTCCTTTAACCAATACAGATGAAAATCCGATTGCTTGGTATATTGAAAAACCAGTCATTGAACCAGTAGTTTTTGGCGACTGGATTGGGAAAGTTTCAGAAGGAAAATCATCTACCAATTTCAATAATATTTTCTTCAATCCGCATGGGCATGGAACGCATACGGAATGTTTAGGTCATATTACGAATGATTTTTATAGCATTAATCAATCTTTAAAACAGTTTTTCTTTTCTGCTAAATTGATTACAGTTGAACCTGAAAAGATTGGAGATGATTTTGTGATTACGAAAGAAAGCATTTCGACTTCGCTCAATGTGACATCGCATGAGAGCGCTTCGACTTCGCTCAGCGTGACAAATGAGGCTTTAATCATTAGAACGCTTCCAAATCAAAAGGAAAAAAAATCAAGAAAATATTCCAATACAAATCCGCCGTATTTGTCTGAAGATGCTGCAGTTTACATCCGCGAAAGCGAAATTCAGCATTTATTGATCGATTTACCAAGTGTTGACAAAGAACATGATGAAGGAAAATTATTGGCCCATAAAGCGTTTTGGAATGTAAAAGACACGCATAATGTAAATCCAGACGCAAGATTTAATGCTACAATTACCGAAATGATTTATGTTTCAGACAAAATCGAAGATGGAAATTATATATTAAATCTTCAAATTGCTTCGTTTGAAAATGATGCAAGTCCAAGCAAACCAATTTTATATAAAATTTAA